In a single window of the Amycolatopsis sp. cg5 genome:
- a CDS encoding alpha/beta hydrolase encodes MIGWRKRLLLGALLMGSALVAPTAADAAPTSCQDHSVPVQLGLLPQTMHGTLCVPAGATTVQVLVHGGTYSGYYWDFPAQPETYSYRRAANERGYATFTIDRIGYGQSSRPLSALLTGIGHAATVHQVIQKLRAGTIGGISFSKVLLAGHSLGSGTSILEAATYHDVDGVLLTGVTHHVSASALLDIFTTGVYPAALDPKFGLAYEGYYTTVPGRRGGLFYGPDDDPAVIALDEQLKEPVSLTEVGDLTTLAFTAPTSVNITAPVLIANGTEDALFCQGLLASNCASAANLKAQEAPYFAPEACLRTYVLPGAGHNIGLTPQARTFQAAALDWADVFVGTGTGNRPLPPAAC; translated from the coding sequence ATGATCGGCTGGAGAAAGCGCTTACTCTTGGGCGCGCTCCTGATGGGTTCGGCGCTCGTCGCGCCGACGGCCGCGGACGCCGCACCGACGAGCTGTCAGGACCATTCGGTGCCCGTGCAGCTCGGCCTGCTCCCGCAGACCATGCACGGCACGCTGTGCGTCCCGGCCGGCGCGACGACCGTCCAGGTGCTGGTGCACGGCGGCACCTACAGCGGGTACTACTGGGACTTCCCGGCCCAGCCGGAGACCTACTCGTACCGGCGCGCGGCCAACGAACGCGGCTACGCGACGTTCACCATCGATCGGATCGGCTACGGCCAGAGCAGCCGCCCGCTGAGCGCGCTGCTCACCGGCATCGGCCACGCCGCCACGGTCCACCAGGTGATCCAGAAGCTGCGCGCGGGCACCATCGGCGGGATCTCTTTCAGCAAGGTGCTGCTGGCGGGTCATTCGCTCGGCAGCGGGACCTCGATCCTCGAAGCGGCCACCTATCACGACGTCGACGGCGTGCTGCTCACCGGCGTCACGCACCACGTGTCGGCCAGCGCGCTGCTCGACATCTTCACCACCGGCGTCTACCCGGCCGCGCTGGATCCCAAGTTCGGGCTGGCGTACGAGGGTTACTACACGACCGTTCCCGGCCGGCGTGGCGGCCTTTTCTACGGCCCGGACGACGACCCGGCCGTGATCGCGCTCGACGAGCAGCTCAAGGAACCGGTCAGCCTGACCGAGGTCGGCGACCTCACCACGCTCGCCTTCACGGCGCCGACCTCGGTGAACATCACCGCCCCGGTGCTGATCGCGAACGGCACCGAGGACGCGTTGTTCTGCCAGGGGCTGCTCGCCTCGAACTGCGCTTCCGCGGCCAATCTGAAGGCACAGGAAGCCCCGTACTTCGCACCGGAGGCCTGCCTGCGGACCTACGTGCTGCCCGGCGCCGGGCACAACATCGGCCTGACCCCGCAGGCCCGGACCTTCCAGGCCGCGGCGCTGGATTGGGCAGACGTGTTCGTCGGAACGGGCACAGGTAACCGGCCATTGCCACCGGCAGCCTGCTGA